The Natator depressus isolate rNatDep1 chromosome 18, rNatDep2.hap1, whole genome shotgun sequence genomic interval gatTATCACCAATTAAAACTGTTTAGCTCCTAGATATTGCACCAGAAAGTGGAGCTCTAGAGTTGGCTTCATACCTTGAAGAATTTGTACTGATTCCCCCATGCCATTCAGAAAAGAAGTCACCACTGGAGATGAGAAAAGTAATAGATTAGAGAAGACTTAAATGATGCAAACATTAAATGAGGTGCCCCTCCCAAGTATGGTTTAAGTTTATCTCAGGGGAGCTATTTTGCTTAACCTTTACAGGAATGTCTTCCAACATAGTGGCTCATCCAGGAAATTCCGGCATGAACATTTTATACTGGTCGAGTTGCGAGTTACAAAGCTGCCTCACTGTGCTCAGTACCCCATTCTGAAAGATCACAGGAATGATGAATATTACACCCACGAATCAGCCATGAAGCACACTGAAAGGTCTCAGGCCTCAATACTTCTGGAAAACGATAGTGTGTGACACCAGTGGCAGGTCTCAGTTTCAGACGCCAAACCAGTTCCTCTCCCACTTCAATACAGTTTTAATGCCTATCAATCCAAGAGACATCTCAATAGCACAGGTACATATATGCCACATATACCTGTGCTTAAAGAAAAGGACAAACAAAACATACATAAATTAAATGCATGATTTAATTTAGTAGCAGTTTAATTCTGAATCATCTCTCCTTAAGTTAAAAAGTTTAATTAACTATTAACGTTAATGAGTTGAACCCTTCCAGAAAGCATgaatccaaaaggaaaaaaaagtgtccagCAGGTGATCAGAGACTCATAGCTATTCTTCATCACCTGTATCAGTCTCTTAAATGGCTATTTGCTCAAGTCAGTTTTTATTTTCCAAAGGATGTTCCCTGGCTCTGCTACTTAGTGCGGTCTTCCAACAGGTACACAATTAGCTCATAGGTGGACAACACAATGGCTGTGTTTGGTATCTGCCTGATGAGCTGCGCAAAGAGTCCTCTATAGAAAGCCAGGTAGCCTTCCTCACGTGCTACCAGACGAGCCGTCTGAAAGAAAGTCTTGTATTTTGTGCCTTCCTCTCGCAGTCTTGTCCGTATGACCTCTGGGGGGGAACAAACAGAGCACTAGGTTAGTGTCTCCGGTCAAATCCCCCAGCGCAGAAACACGTACAGGTTTCAGAAAGAGCCTGCATAGCTTAGGGCAACCAGAACCTTACCCTGGACAAGTGAGATGCCTATTGGATAATCCGCTCACCTACAAACCCTGGAGTCCTGCAGGCACTGCATGCCAGGAAGTTAAAATTGGCTTTCCACTTCCATGTAAACACCAAACTGCATAAAAAATGGATGGCTTGCTCATGAGGGCTGTTACTCAGCTGACTACCTCCTCTGTTTCTGCTCACATTCCCCACACTGTGCTTTGGAAAGGGGGTGCACAGTTAAGTAGGTCCTGTGGTCTCCTCAAGCTGGTGTATGGtgtgagctgtggcttggtggCATTTACTTACGATGAAACGGAGGGAAGCCACTTTTGATTTGGCACAACTACGGTGTTGTTCAAGGCCATAGCTGTGATCGACAGATGCACTTGGGCTGGATTCCAATTGATTGAACAAGAGGCGGCTTGCAGTACAGTGCTTTCTGTGAGGGGCCCACCACTCTAAAACTAGCTTCCTCCTCTGCTCCAAAATAGCCGGGCTCCATTGAACTTCAGAACATCTTGCAAGATGCATCAATTTGTGTGGGCTGCTGTGGCGGGCAGCTTTGGAAAGGAATCAGATTTGTGGGGGGATCTGCATGGTGTGTGGGCTGTTTAGCTTTATGGCAGTGGCATCTACTGCCTTAGATAGGAGCCACTTGTAATTTgtataaatcaaaacatttataCAAGAAGCAGGCTCTCTTTGGACAAGTCaccctagattttttttcttacctgACTCATTTGCACATAAATTTATACACTGTTCAGGTATGATGGAAGTCAAAAACAGTCTCTGTACAGTTGCAATGAAAAACTGGCCTCATCTAATCTGTCTGGAGAGCTATGGCAGAGAAAGGCTTCTTATAGATTCAGAGCATTGATGGCACTATGAAATCTCTATGGAGCTGCATTCATTAAACAAGGTACCGAGGacaatttaaaaaaggaagaggaagacctGGAATAGAATTAGTTTCTGACTAAAACTAAATTAGTCAATGGTTTGGTGATTCGGATTTCATGTTCTTTTCTCCCCCCTGGCTCTCTTCCATTTGTGATGTGATCTGTTGCCTAAAAGTTAGTGCCGAGAATGAGGTAAAAGCCCAGATTGGCATTTTCATGGTAGCATCTAAGGTATCAGACTAAGAATTCAAGCCATGTTAACAGCCAGTATCTAGGGCTCTGATtttaaaaggaaggaaagaatttggCAGAGAGAGATGTGCAGGGAATCAGAATAATTTTTCCATAAAGCACAGCATATAGCGGAGTAAAGAAATACTGCCGGATAAGGAAGAGAGAATCATTGGCATTTTAGGACCAGCCTCATTGCCCTGTTTCAGTCTCTCCCTTCAGCAGCCTTCTCCATGCTACCCCTTCTGTATGGAACTCCCATCAATTTTCATTGTCTGAGGGGATGGTGATGGCTAGGCCAAATCCCTGCTAAACCCCTCTACTGAGCTGTCTACAAGAGGTGGGATGCGTCATCTATTTAACCACAATGACAAGCATAATCCAAATGCTGCAACCTTGTCAttccccagcccccttctccctTGATGCATCTCTTCAGGACAGAAACAATAGTCTATTTGTTCTGTAAAGCACTTACCTCCAGTCATTTATGCGGCACTCAAAGTGAgctaataaaaatgaaacaaacacactCATGCTCCAAAGACCTGTGAGGAGCTGGATGAGGCTAGTAGTAAAGAACaagagaagggagggagaagagttcgCTTTCTGTAGCAAACCTCCTTCGGGAAGTCCCAGCAATTAGCTGTTTAGCTAGCAAGGAGTAAGGGGAACAATGCTGAAGATCTGGGTACATAGACAGTCACTGCAGTAACATGGCATCTGTAGACATCCAGATTAATAAGAATATTACAGCACTGTCAGCCATAGATTAATAGAGACTAAAGGCAACAGCTGTTCTACTGTACTGGTAAATGGAGAGTTTTAACATACCATGCGGATAAGCAATACAGGAGGCACAGCCCTTAGAAACAGCGGCAGCAAACATCAGTCCAAAAAAGTTTGTGGAGTTCCTCTTGGTCCCATTAgtaggggaagggggcagctggACATCCTTCAGGTGCTTCTTTAAACTTTCATAAATAGCAAAGCAGATAATGGTCTCCGAAATCCCAGCATAGGAGGCCGTCAAGCCTCTGTAAAAACCACGGACCCCTTCTGTCTGGTAAACGTATCTAGCACACTGCCAAGCATTCATCGGCTTTGAACCCCTGACTCTAAAGGGAGCAAATTAAAACAGCGTTAGAACAAGGCAAAACTCAAGAGGTTCAAAAATCTGCGCAGACATTACAAATGAAAAGTGACCCAGGAGAAACAAGAACAGCTCTCTGCTAAGTGTAGCTGCAGGAATTTTCTAGGAATGCTGTGCAGAGACTTTTAATGTTCCTTTCATTGCTTTTGGCATTGTAGTCACATTTCAAATGCCAGTAGCAGGACTGTACTGCTAATTGTGCACATTTGGCTTTTACAGTCAGCTAATACATGCCTGTGCTAATCTTTTCAGCGCCAGTCCTGGCTCCTCTGTCATAGTTTAGTGCTTTAATAACAGTACTATGGAGGGAGCATTGCTTTTTATTGAACTAGCAATTTCCTTCTTGTGTGgttggggcggggccagagaCAAAGGTCCGTCTGTGGAATGATTCTTCAGGTAACAAGCAGCATTTAGGTTCAAAGGTGCCACCTAGTGAATTACTGGAGTTAGGCTTTTTAAATCATTTATAAACGGTGTAAACCAACATATTTTCAAGTACTTCTTGGTGAGTAATCTCAGTATCTTAAGGATCTTTCTGATCTATCACCCAACATAtccctgggaaaaaaaattgccattttaAAGAGTCACATTATTAatgtaaccttaactatagcagagctCTCACTGTGCTAGAATCCCTCATGGCTTTCACATCCACCGGTGACTGTGAATCATTCAGCTCCAAGCTGTTACTATCAATTTTTACGTAAGACTATCCTGTCTCTAGGACATGTGGTCAAGAGTAAGAGAGTCTTGAAGGGGGAGCCAAAGCACTTTAAACCCCTGAAGGGGACCCTTTTATTGCCATTATAGTGTTCTATGAAATTAAACAGCCTCAAtgataggatttttaaaaaaaacttcacatTGTTCAGAGCGTAGCTAATGGGCAGTTACGGAGGGGCTTGTATTATTGAACTAGCCGAAATATAGAATATAGAACCCACTTCTGTACGATTTAGGGCCAATAttagtgcctttttttttttgttgtagaGGGGACACAGATTGGATCCTCAGTCCTGACCTTTACCTCGTTGAACCCACCCTGAGCATTTCTCTTCGGTGCTTGGATACTTCGGTAATGGGGGTCATACAAGTGCCGCACAATCTTTCATGTACTTAGGTTCGACACCACTGTGTGTGAGGTGGGaaaaatggggaactgaggcagagaaaaagactaagtgacttgtccaaggccacacaggaagtctggggcgGAGGTGGGAACTGAACGTGGGTCTTGAATCCCAAGCTAGCACCaattggaccatccttcccctcctcAGTAGTGACCCCTCTTGTCAAATTAAGGTACAAAACTGATAGGCTTAAGCTGTACCCTGGTCATCTAACAGGACGGGGACTTAAAGGGTATGGGGGATTGACTGGGACAGGGAATAGGAAAAGTGCTTTGTCAGGGATGCCAGAGCCACAGATGGAAGGGGCAAGAACATGTGTTTTGGAGCCCCTCTTAACTAAGATGACCCAATTTCTTTCAGTCACTTACTTCCGTTCCAGCTGCATTCTGGTTTTCACCATCCATATAGGGTTCATCAGAGAATTTGTGACAAAAGCTgaaagacaaagaaaacaaaaaaacagcgtAATTAAGAGGGATTGGTTGCTGCAATAACCATGACAATTGCTAAGCTTTAATGCTCTGTAGTCCCATAGGCGAGATTCTATTTAGCGATTTCAGAACAGGAAGTGTAGGGAGGGAGGTAGTCAGTTTGGAATCAACACATTGCTACAGAATCATAGCAAGTTCCCCTTATGAGGTATTCATTCTCTCTACCGTAGGATTTTGTGTAGCACTCAGCACTGGTATTATTATGTAGCCC includes:
- the SLC25A33 gene encoding solute carrier family 25 member 33, yielding MAGAPQENTLLHLFAGGCGGTVGAIVTCPLEVIKTRLQSSRLAFRTIYYPQVQLGTISGEGMVRPTSVSPGLLRVLKSILEKEGPRSLFRGLGPNLVGVAPSRAVYFACYSKAKERFNGTFVPNSNIVHICSAGSAAFVTNSLMNPIWMVKTRMQLERKVRGSKPMNAWQCARYVYQTEGVRGFYRGLTASYAGISETIICFAIYESLKKHLKDVQLPPSPTNGTKRNSTNFFGLMFAAAVSKGCASCIAYPHEVIRTRLREEGTKYKTFFQTARLVAREEGYLAFYRGLFAQLIRQIPNTAIVLSTYELIVYLLEDRTK